One genomic window of Gossypium hirsutum isolate 1008001.06 chromosome D11, Gossypium_hirsutum_v2.1, whole genome shotgun sequence includes the following:
- the LOC107961886 gene encoding wall-associated receptor kinase-like 20 produces the protein MVSITFQANPVFVYVFFLLFLGSHYCFSQKTCPRCGSMVVPYPLSTHPSCGDPSYSLRCDSQTHKLYFDALNGSSYPVIRIMASVYRMVVQPSPWLTGKCVTQDMGVSEGIWLNQTLPFNITPSNTIFLLNCSPRLLMSPLNCTPTSLCHHYLESSGHVEAKRALQCAEGVNPCCTFVAGGMPSAYKIRLHSSGCKAFRSILHLDPEKAAYEWEEGLEIEWRPPLEPVCKSQLDCFGASNCSPTSSNGLSRCLCNKGYKWDTVVGSCLRKKKKSRVSLKVSIGVISFFTLAMAIVAITSRKRWRNYNQAKLMKAREDMLKSSNGGKPAKIFRLKEVKKMTNDFSRNRFLGSGGFGEVYKGELPNGDIVAVKSAKVGNIKSTQQVLNEVGILSQVNHKNLVRLLGCCAEAEQPLMIYEYISNGTLSDHLHGKYSTFLDWKTRLKIALQTAEALAYLHSAAYTPIYHRDVKSANILLDYEFNAKVSDFGLSRLASPGLSHVSTCAQGTLGYMDPEYYRNYQLTDKSDVYSYGVVLLELLTSQRAIDFSRDQDDVNLAIYVNQRATNGAIMEVVDQQLLKDPSADMLKSFKLFSDLAFACLREKKSGRPAMKDVVQELHCIIQIIDQENVSKELSQEII, from the coding sequence ATGGTCTCCATTACGTTTCAGGCAAACCCAGTCTTCGTCTATGTTTTCTTTCTTCTGTTTCTCGGTAGCCATTACTGTTTTTCCCAAAAAACTTGTCCAAGATGTGGTTCAATGGTGGTCCCTTACCCCCTTAGCACCCATCCTAGTTGTGGTGACCCTAGCTATTCTCTTCGTTGTGATTCTCAGACTCATAAGCTTTACTTTGATGCCTTAAATGGAAGTTCGTACCCTGTTATTAGAATCATGGCTTCAGTTTACCGCATGGTGGTTCAACCATCGCCATGGTTGACTGGTAAGTGTGTGACTCAAGATATGGGTGTAAGTGAAGGCATATGGTTAAACCAAACACTCCCTTTTAACATCACTCCTTCAAATACTATCTTTCTCCTTAACTGTTCCCCACGCCTTTTGATGTCTCCTCTAAATTGCACTCCCACCAGTCTTTGTCACCATTATTTGGAGAGCTCTGGACATGTTGAAGCCAAACGAGCATTGCAGTGTGCTGAGGGGGTCAATCCATGTTGCACCTTCGTAGCCGGAGGGATGCCGTCAGCATACAAAATACGGCTTCACAGTTCGGGTTGTAAAGCTTTTAGAAGCATCCTTCATTTGGATCCAGAAAAGGCTGCTTATGAATGGGAAGAAGGGTTGGAAATTGAATGGAGGCCTCCCCTTGAGCCTGTTTGTAAAAGCCAACTTGATTGCTTTGGGGCTTCAAATTGTTCACCTACTAGTTCAAATGGCCTCTCTCGTTGCCTTTGCAATAAGGGATACAAATGGGACACTGTCGTTGGGTCTTGcttgagaaagaagaaaaaaagtagAGTCAGCTTAAAGGTGTCCATTGGAGTGATCTCCTTTTTCACTCTAGCTATGGCGATTGTTGCAATTACTTCAAGGAAACGATGGAGAAATTATAACCAGGCAAAGCTCATGAAGGCGAGGGAAGACATGTTGAAGTCAAGCAATGGAGGGAAACCAGCTAAGATATTCCGTTTGAAGGAGGTGAAAAAGATGACAAATGATTTCTCTAGAAACAGGTTCTTAGGGAGTGGTGGGTTTGGGGAGGTCTACAAAGGCGAGCTTCCAAATGGGGATATTGTGGCAGTCAAGTCGGCCAAAGTTGGGAACATTAAGAGCACCCAACAAGTTCTGAATGAAGTTGGGATTCTCTCACAAGTCAACCATAAGAACCTGGTTAGACTCCTAGGTTGTTGCGCGGAGGCTGAGCAACCATTGATGATCTATGAGTATATCTCAAATGGGACCCTAAGTGATCATTTGCACGGAAAGTACTCCACCTTTTTAGACTGGAAAACAAGGCTGAAAATCGCTTTGCAAACGGCTGAAGCGTTGGCTTACCTACATTCTGCAGCATACACCCCTATTTACCATAGGGATGTTAAGTCAGCAAACATACTTTTAGACTATGAATTCAATGCAAAAGTTTCGGATTTCGGGTTATCCAGGTTGGCTAGCCCGGGTTTGAGCCATGTCTCAACATGTGCTCAAGGAACCCTTGGGTACATGGACCCCGAATACTATAGGAACTACCAGTTGACTGATAAAAGTGATGTTTATAGCTATGGAGTGGTGTTGCTTGAGTTACTGACTTCCCAAAGGGCCATTGATTTCTCAAGAGATCAAGATGATGTTAATTTAGCTATTTATGTTAATCAACGGGCCACCAATGGTGCGATCATGGAAGTTGTGGATCAACAGCTACTTAAGGATCCCTCAGCTGATATGTTGAAGAGTTTTAAACTTTTCTCAGACCTTGCATTTGCATGTTTAAGGGAGAAGAAATCAGGTAGACCCGCCATGAAAGATGTTGTCCAAGAACTCCATTGCATCATTCagattatagatcaagaaaatgtTTCTAAAGAACTTAGCCAGGAGATTATATAA